A region of Lycium barbarum isolate Lr01 chromosome 3, ASM1917538v2, whole genome shotgun sequence DNA encodes the following proteins:
- the LOC132634034 gene encoding protein pleiotropic regulatory locus 1-like produces MERKITSKQVWKNYRTISGHSGWVRSVAVDPSNTWFCTGSTDRTIKIWDLASGRLKVTLTGHYEQVRGLAISNRNSYMFSASDDKQVKCWDLEKNKVIHSFNGHLSGVYCLALHPTIDVLFTGGRDCVCRVWDIRSKMQIGTLSGHDNTVSSVLTRSTDPQVLTGSHDSTIKLWDIRYAKTITMLTHHKKSVRAMAQHPKEDYSFASASTDGDIKKLNLPKGEFSRNMLPEQKTIINTMVVNDEGVMATGGDNGSLWFWDWTSGYNFQQTRTMVQPGSLDSEAGIYALAFDVTGTRLISCEVDKTIKMWKQDEIATPEV; encoded by the coding sequence ATGGAGAGAAAAATAACAAGCAAACAAGTATGGAAAAATTACAGAACTATTAGTGGTCATTCAGGATGGGTACGATCAGTTGCAGTAGATCCTAGTAATACTTGGTTTTGTACAGGATCAACAGATCGAACTATCAAAATATGGGATTTAGCAAGTGGTAGGCTAAAAGTCACGTTAACAGGTCACTATGAACAAGTAAGAGGCCTTGCTATTAGCAATAGAAACTCGTACATGTTCTCAGCAAGTGATGATAAGCAAGTTAAATGTTGGGACCTGGAAAAAAATAAGGTAATTCACTCTTTTAATGGTCATTTAAGTGGTGTTTATTGCTTAGCTCTTCATCCCACAATTGATGTGCTATTCACAGGGGGTCGAGATTGTGTATGTAGGGTTTGGGATATTCGAAGCAAAATGCAAATTGGTACTCTGTCAGGACATGATAACACTGTTAGCTCTGTTTTAACTCGATCAACGGACCCTCAGGTGTTGACCGGCTCTCATGATTCAACTATAAAGTTGTGGGATATTAGATATGCTAAGACGATAACAATGCTTACTCATCACAAGAAATCTGTTCGAGCAATGGCTCAACATCCGAAGGAAGATTATTCTTTTGCTTCTGCATCGACTGATGGTGACATAAAAAAACTCAACCTTCCAAAAGGGGAATTTTCGCGTAATATGCTTCCGGAACAGAAGACAATAATCAACACGATGGTGGTTAATGATGAAGGTGTAATGGCCACGGGAGGTGACAATGGGAGTTTGTGGTTTTGGGATTGGACAAGTGGTTATAATTTTCAGCAAACTCGAACTATGGTTCAACCTGGATCGTTGGACAGTGAGGCGGGTATTTATGCCCTCGCGTTTGATGTAACTGGCACGAGACTTATAAGTTGTGAAGTTGACAAGACCATCAAGATGTGGAAACAAGATGAAATTGCCACACCAGAAGTATGA